A single window of Lutzomyia longipalpis isolate SR_M1_2022 chromosome 1, ASM2433408v1 DNA harbors:
- the LOC129787622 gene encoding uncharacterized protein LOC129787622 encodes MKRLSLRPASTVTRSVRELKSSSDDESPRKMYKTDVHEILDARTTNMVYVVEPSYAEELVTEVEEDEEGSELYEEYTEELQQQPEEKSDLKIQLANLVKKSDCSSYFTDNLLQILRKNGHTDLPTDKETLVSKPKPPPVKLTESSTTLAKILDNQKIIVKNQTLIMEQLKALARSHDTQRIRLGNLSEKIDKLFPIEESKINIFPLKSLEEFDDFNNSLSDEDFRQKVFPEISRLMQNSSWLFMMITDEVLLHYNLNGNFNKRALRETNLFNILEKNFPDSEFLRERHVQYLIKQGHGRHYTKNSRSRSKMRKTAELKGEIITDDYDGNNSIDF; translated from the exons ATGAAGAGATTATCATTACGACCAGCATCTACGGTTACCCGATCCGTAAGGGAACTTAAATCTTCTTCCGACGACGAGAGCCCGcgaaaaatgtacaaaacGGATGTACATGAAATATTGGATGCTCGGACCACCAATATGGTTTATGTTGTTGAGCCGAGCTATGCGGAAGAGCTTGTAACTGAGGTGGAGGAGGACGAAGAAGGTAGCGAGCTGTACGAGGAGTACACTGAGGAGCTACAACAACAACCGGAAGAGAAATCCGACTTAAAGATTCAACTTGCTAATTTAGTCAAGAAGAGCGATTGCTCGAGCTATTTCACGGATAATTTGTTACAAATTCTACGGAAGAATGGGCACACAGACTTACCAACGGACAAGGAGACCCTCGTGAGCAAGCCAAAACCACCTCCGGTTAAACTCACAGAAAGCTCAACCACCCTGGCTAAAATTCTCGATAATCAGAAAATCATCGTGAAGAATCAAACGTTGATTATGGAGCAACTGAAGGCACTGGCAAGATCACATGATACCCAGAGAATTCGTCTTGGGAATTTGTctgaaaaaattgataaactaTTCCCGATTGAGGAAAGTAAGATCAACATTTTCCCACTAAAGTCCCTGGAGGAATTTGATGATTTCAACAACAGCCTAAGTGACGAGGACTTCCGGCAGAAAGTT TTTCCAGAAATCTCGAGATTAATGCAAAACTCATCCTGGCTCTTCATGATGATAACAGACGAAGTTCTCCTACACTACAATCTCAATGGGAATTTCAATAAACGCGCCCTGCGTGAGACGAATCTCTTTAATATTCTCGAGA aAAATTTCCCCGACAGCGAGTTCTTGAGAGAACGACATGTACAGTACCTCATCAAGCAGGGACATGGACGGCATTATACGAAGAACAGC AGATCAAGGAGCAAGATGAGGAAGACGGCAGAACTCAAAGGTGAAATCATAACTGATGACTATGATGGcaataattcaattgatttttaa
- the LOC129787588 gene encoding zinc finger protein 878-like, with amino-acid sequence MTTIEIKDESSKRIQCQECGEIFKEYRELLDHREIAHTSYTCMCCAKDETSLTDFEYHLQIHGGYKLFKCIICQEIFLLLSELNNHLYSHLPQDDDPSVDTETNEENSKNQDDEDFLEDFHESTIEEEPENQNEEAVENKSASLADGKEKKKRGRPAKIKVPYSMLERKFKCPHCPLSVKTSTNLKHHLRTHTGEKPFECALCGKSYVQKIALKIHMTMKHDSNKKKTEVCQFCGKTFYFVRRLKNHIREIHTNRERHPCFICGKTYSAKNSVAIHMQSHFKKAEGHPCPKCDRKYDTHVRMMQHHRQAHVNAKQYKCKWEDCEYSTFCPTMLRKHERTHTGEKPYQCKICNKAFSSTTSVNVHISHKHGVPTHQCKLCEKSFKVQDSLKKHMQRIHEERKFPCHACKKKFASNSDAMRHMRDSHSLGKKNKIKD; translated from the coding sequence ATGACTACCATTGAGATAAAAGATGAATCCAGCAAAAGGATTCAATGTCAGGAATGCGGAGAAATCTTTAAGGAGTACAGAGAATTGTTGGATCACCGAGAAATTGCTCATACCTCCTACACTTGCATGTGTTGCGCAAAGGATGAGACATCATTGACGGATTTTGAATACCATCTGCAGATTCACGGAGGATACAAACTGTTCAAATGCATCATATGCCAAGAAATATTCCTTCTTCTATCAGAGCTTAATAACCATCTCTACAGCCACTTGCCACAGGATGATGATCCCTCAGTAGACACAGAAACaaacgaagaaaattcaaaaaatcagGATGATGAAGATTTCCTTGAAGATTTTCATGAAAGCACCATTGAGGAAGAGCCAGAAAACCAGAATGAAGAAGCTGTGGAGAACAAATCTGCATCTTTGGCAGatggaaaggaaaagaagaaacgcGGAAGACCAGCAAAGATTAAAGTTCCATATTCGATGTtggaaaggaaattcaaatgtcCTCACTGCCCTTTGAGCGTTAAAACGAGCACAAATCTAAAGCATCACCTAAGAACGCATACAGGCGAGAAACCATTTGAGTGTGCTCTCTGTGGCAAAAGTTACGTTCAGAAGATCGCTCTAAAAATTCACATGACCATGAAGCATGATTCTAATAAGAAGAAAACGGAAGTATGCCAATTCTGTGGGAAAACCTTCTATTTTGTACGACGACTTAAGAACCACATTCGGGAAATTCACACCAACCGCGAGAGACATCCATGCTTCATTTGTGGGAAGACCTACTCAGCCAAGAACAGTGTTGCCATTCACATGCAGAGTCACTTCAAGAAAGCAGAAGGTCATCCGTGTCCAAAGTGCGACCGGAAGTACGATACCCACGTAAGGATGATGCAACATCACCGACAGGCACACGTTAATGCTAAGCAGTACAAATGCAAATGGGAAGATTGCGAATACAGTACATTCTGTCCGACAATGTTGCGCAAGCACGAAAGGACTCACACGGGAGAGAAGCCGTatcaatgcaaaatttgcaataaagcATTCTCATCGACAACAAGTGTAAATGTTCACATTTCCCACAAGCACGGCGTACCGACGCATCAGTGCAAATTATGTGAGAAATCCTTCAAAGTGCAAGATAGTCTCAAGAAGCACATGCAACGTATTCACGAAGAGAGGAAATTCCCTTGTCAtgcgtgcaaaaaaaaatttgcatcaaATTCCGATGCAATGAGACATATGCGAGATAGTCATTCACTGggaaagaagaataaaattaaggaTTAA
- the LOC129787586 gene encoding zinc finger protein 808-like gives MNKIPIKLERTINCIICQECGLNFNEENELITHKESIHHQFICKCCTKEEISLLNFEQHLQIHGGIKLFRCILCQEEFSFLSELNNHLPGHMKEEIPELEDIVTKEEVEVVIQESHHVAEDSHHDETDENDLIEKKLEIINVQNTAELEENPEKPKRRIRRKRKKVDYSLLEKTFKCPQCPHSSKTASNLKLHLRTHTGIKPYECAFCGKKYAVKSSVRNHLIMKHNKSKKKTEVCQICGKAFYFVERLRIHIREIHSSNRERYPCFVCGKTYASRGIVAIHMQSHAKQSGAHPCPKCDKTFDTPVAMLQHHRHMHVAPKKYHCDWQSCNFKSVSRSVLVEHQRTHTGEKPFQCSICQTAFATKAAVGRHVAQRHCPATLQCEFCEKVFKVPATLRCHLRRVHMERKITCSVCDKRYASQGDLTRHMKDSHSWRKKKGSSKD, from the coding sequence atgaataaaattccgATTAAATTGGAAAGAACAATTAATTGTATAATTTGTCAAGAATgtggattaaattttaatgaagagAACGAATTAATTACTCACAAAGAGAGTATACATCATCAGTTTATCTGCAAATGCTGCACCAAGGAAGAAATCTCCTTGCTTAACTTTGAGCAGCATCTTCAAATCCACGGAGGAATCAAGCTCTTCAGGTGCATCCTTTGCCAGGAAGAATTCTCCTTTCTGTCTGAACTCAATAATCACCTTCCGGGTCACATGAAGGAGGAAATTCCCGAACTAGAGGACATTGTTACAAAAGAGGAAGTGGAAGTTGTTATTCAAGAATCGCATCATGTTGCTGAGGATTCCCACCACGATGAAACAGATGAGAATGATTTGATTGAGAAGAAACTCGAAATAATAAATGTACAAAATACTGCAGAATTGGAAGAAAATCCTGAGAAGCCAAAAAGACGTATccgaagaaaaagaaaaaaagtagattATTCCTTGCttgagaaaacatttaaatgcCCCCAGTGTCCACATAGTTCCAAAACAGCATCAAATCTTAAACTTCACCTCCGGACACATACGGGCATCAAACCCTATGAGTGCGCATTCTGTGGGAAGAAGTACGCCGTGAAGAGTAGTGTGAGGAATCACCTGATAATGAAGCACAACAAGAGTAAAAAGAAAACGGAAGTTTGCCAAATTTGCGGAAAAGCCTTCTACTTTGTCGAGCGATTGCGGATACACATCCGGGAGATTCATTCGTCGAATAGAGAAAGATACCCTTGCTTCGTGTGTGGCAAAACCTACGCATCCAGGGGGATTGTGGCTATTCACATGCAGAGTCATGCCAAACAATCCGGAGCACATCCATGTCCCAAGTGCGACAAGACCTTCGACACACCCGTTGCTATGCTGCAACATCACCGACATATGCATGTGGCACCAAAGAAATACCACTGCGATTGGCAATCGTGCAACTTTAAGTCTGTGTCCAGGTCAGTCCTTGTGGAGCACCAGAGAACACATACGGGGGAGAAACCTTTTCAGTGCAGTATTTGCCAAACAGCCTTTGCCACAAAAGCCGCTGTTGGACGACATGTTGCACAGCGGCATTGTCCGGCTACACTTCAGtgtgaattttgtgagaaagTCTTCAAAGTACCTGCTACGCTGCGGTGTCACCTGCGCAGGGTGCACATGGAGAGGAAGATCACCTGTTCAGTGTGCGACAAAAGGTATGCATCGCAAGGAGATTTAACCAGGCACATGAAGGATAGCCATTCATGGAGGAAAAAGAAGGGAAGTTCAAAGGATTAA
- the LOC129787583 gene encoding oocyte zinc finger protein XlCOF6-like: MDIVQSQIKEELLEIELRCINCGSMFEDAAQVEKHREICHITPYSCKTCLKEEASLQGFESHLQHHGGIKLFKCIICQEMFTFLWELNMHLPIHLPDEKEQQDFHEGFSDCENSLPLPDEKEDEKDEKIKEEDYVHTSHDFNDASDAIDEEKLFSKEKKLKKKTTQNTEIQMTKRKRGRPQKIKKDAADVKEKRFHCPHCLHSSKTFSNLKKHIRTHSGTKPFECALCGNCYSDKYALRDHLLMKHVQMKHLSEVCSYCGKGFRLRKGLRVHIRTQHTSKEQYSCFVCGKIYASKNSVDLHIRTHSIQPGGHSCPKCGKNFARRDLMLQHHRHIHVAPKKFQCTWESCTFQSVTLGAFVLHQRKHTGEKPFQCGVCNKCFKSKMAVSLHTINMHKPATIQCGFCEKIFKLPSALRNHVRRIHQERTLPCPYCDKKYGFKADLTRHVRNSHSLKSI, from the coding sequence atggatATTGTGCAGTCGCAGATAAAAGAAGAACTCTTAGAAATAGAATTGCGATGCATAAATTGCGGTAGTATGTTTGAGGATGCAGCGCAAGTGGAGAAACACAGAGAAATTTGTCACATAACTCCCTATTCCTGCAAAACCTGCCTCAAGGAGGAAGCATCCCTGCAGGGATTTGAATCTCATCTCCAGCACCATGgaggaattaaattattcaaatgtaTTATATGTCAGGAAATGTTTACATTTCTCTGGGAACTCAACATGCACCTCCCCATACATCTGCCCGACGAGAAGGAGCAGCAGGATTTTCACGAGGGATTTTCtgattgtgaaaattctcttcctCTGCCTGACGAGAAAGAGGATGAAAAGGATGAGAAGATTAAGGAAGAGGATTATGTGCATACATCGCATGATTTCAATGATGCTTCAGATGCAATTGATGAGGAAAAActattctcaaaagaaaagaaattaaagaagaaaacgaCACAGAATACAGAAATTCAGATGACTAAAAGGAAGCGAGGAAGACCACAGAAGATTAAGAAGGACGCAGCAGATGTGAAGGAGAAGAGATTTCACTGCCCACACTGTCTTCATTCATCCAAAACTTTTTCCAACTTGAAGAAGCATATCAGGACACACAGTGGCACCAAACCCTTTGAATGTGCTCTCTGTGGGAATTGCTATTCCGACAAATACGCCCTCAGGGATCATCTACTCATGAAGCATGTCCAGATGAAGCACCTTAGTGAGGTGTGCTCGTACTGCGGGAAGGGTTTCAGGCTGCGAAAGGGATTGCGGGTGCACATTCGGACGCAGCATACATCAAAAGAGCAATACTCATGCTTTGTTTGTGGCAAAATCTATGCTTCAAAGAACAGCGTTGATCTCCACATCCGTACACACAGTATCCAGCCTGGTGGTCATTCATGCCCAAAATGCGGGAAGAATTTCGCACGGCGAGATTTGATGTTGCAGCACCATCGACACATTCATGTTGCACCCAAAAAGTTCCAATGCACCTGGGAATCCTGCACGTTCCAATCCGTAACTCTCGGGGCTTTTGTGCTTCACCAACGGAAGCACACGGGCGAGAAGCCATTCCAATGTGGGGTCTGCAATAAGTGTTTCAAGAGCAAAATGGCCGTATCCTTGCACACAATCAACATGCACAAGCCAGCAACCATTCAATGTGGATTCTGTGAAAAGATCTTCAAGCTGCCCAGTGCCCTACGCAACCACGTGCGTAGGATTCATCAGGAAAGAACCCTCCCATGCCCATATTGTGACAAAAAGTACGGCTTTAAAGCTGACCTAACGCGACACGTGAGGAATAGTCATTCACTGAAGAGCATCTAA